A part of Entelurus aequoreus isolate RoL-2023_Sb linkage group LG10, RoL_Eaeq_v1.1, whole genome shotgun sequence genomic DNA contains:
- the proca1 gene encoding uncharacterized protein proca1 produces MWSVFFVFLSYLDRDLVWGDLLQSPGVDTEKQSKALFSIINGTLCAKMSIAPDDRFLVYQVSDGGKVVRSVVSVAGGEMVDCSVTVDSVEVERFVCECRLGAEGQESWSMSLDASFTHMDEAKMRCARFQGEDIRGPSQVLRRSRRGFTYPGTLWCGAGNMADHYEQLGRFKETDSCCRTHDHCAHVIHAFASKYGHTNFKWYSISHCDCDEALRGCLRQVNDTSSRVMGQAFFNVIGVPCFELVYEEQCAEHHWYGLCKRYEKFPIAVLKEAFPYDYGGIAVIDVLTRAPPITKDTPDTNVVTVAEDFIKVLATVSTSQSSSADKQSESQEKKKKKKQKKKKKKKGKGRKRKQKVEEAPLSNFISESDKRDPMAAQRPAERPNQPSNEVLEEQAVVKTTLSPSRPAGQTSRPSVKNGPSRTGRRKEKFPQPALSTTTITIPTSQQQSPHVRPTKVKRNRSKDGGDIVSHQTVTTELSPRMDVFTAGAPTFSVPTRQRSREKGRRNKRMKAASPLFRDTPENVRNLTLTTRHMSGEAKRVKWSHAPQAMMRNTTKPRKKATPTAVSLAEFPPLTSTPVPTPVQTSRLRAPTSFAILMSPMQRSIARVREQFAWKKRRKAAQTIKPH; encoded by the exons ATGTGGTCGGTCTTCTTCGTCTTTTTGTCCTACCTGGACAGAGACCTGGTCTGGGGAGACCTCCTGCAGAGCCCCGGCGTGGACACGGAGAAGCAGAGCAAGGCGCTGTTCTCCATCATCAACGGCACGCTGTGCGCCAAAATGTCCATCGCGCCGGACGACAGGTTCCTCGTCTATCAGGTGTCGGACGGAGGGAAGGTGGTCCGCTCCGTGGTGAGCGTCGCCGGGGGGGAGATGGTGGACTGCTCCGTGACGGTGGACAGCGTGGAGGTGGAGAGGTTTGTGTGCGAGTGCCGGCTGGGGGCGGAGGGACAGGAGAGCTGGTCGATGAGTCTTGACGCGTCTTTTACGCACATGGATGAGGCCAAGATGAGATGTGCGCGCTTCCAAGGGGAGGACATCAGGGGTCCATCTCAGGTCCTGAGGAGATCCAGGAGAGGCTTCACCTATCCTGGGACCCTCTGGTGTGGAGCTGGCAACATGGCTGACCATTACGAGCAGCTGG GGAGGTTTAAGGAGACCGACAGCTGCTGCCGCACACACGACCACTGTGCCCACGTCATTCACGCGTTCGCCTCCAAATATGGACACACTAATTTCAAATGGTACTCCATTTCTCACTGTGACTGTGACGAGGC GTTGAGAGGCTGCCTGCGTCAAGTCAACGACACGTCGTCGAGGGTGATGGGCCAGGCGTTCTTCAACGTCATCGGCGTGCCGTGCTTTGAGCTGGTCTACGAGGAGCAGTGCGCCGAGCACCACTGGTACGGCTT ATGCAAGCGATACGAGAAGTTCCCCATCGCCGTGCTGAAGGAGGCCTTCCCATACGACTACGGCGGCATCGCCGTCATTGACGTACTGACTAGGGCTCCGCCCATAACGAAAGATACACCCGATACTAACGTCGTAACCGTCGCTGAGGACTTCATCAAGGTGCTCGCCACCGTCTCTACCTCGCAAAGCTCCAGCGCTGACAAACAGTCTGAGTCtcaggaaaagaagaagaagaagaagcagaagaagaagaagaagaaaaagggaaAAGGTCGGAAAAGAAAGCAGAAAGTTGAAGAAGCACCGTTGAGTAATTTCATCAGCGAGTCGGACAAACGCGACCCGATGGCGGCGCAAAGACCGGCCGAGCGTCCAAACCAGCCTTCTAATGAAGTCTTGGAGGAACAAGCAGTGGTGAAGACTACCTTGTCTCCTTCCAGACCAGCAGGACAAACAAGTCGACCCTCAGTGAAAAACGGGCCGTCAAGGACTGGCCGCAGGAAGGAGAAGTTCCCTCAACCTGCGCTAAGTACGACCACCATCACAATCCCCACATCACAACAACAAAGCCCGCATGTCCGACCCACTAAAGTCAAAAGAAACCGATCAAAAGACGGAGGAGACATTGTGTCCCACCAAACGGTCACCACCGAGCTCTCTCCAAGGATGGACGTGTTTACAGCTGGGGCTCCAACTTTTAGCGTGCCCACAAGGCAAAGGTCACGGGAAAAAGGACGGAGAAACAAAAGGATGAAAGCCGCGTCCCCTCTTTTTCGGGACACTCCCGAAAATGTGCGGAATCTCACACTGACAACAAGACACATGAGCGGAGAAGCTAAGCGGGTAAAGTGGTCTCACGCACCTCAAGCCATGATGAGGAACACAACCAAGCCAAGGAAGAAAGCGACGCCGACCGCCGTCTCACTCGCAGAATTCCCACCTTTGACCTCCACACCCGTGCCAACTCCAGTCCAAACCTCCAGGCTGCGTGCGCCCACCTCGTTTGCAATCTTGATGAGCCCCATGCAGCGCTCCATTGCGAGAGTCAGAGAGCAATTTGCctggaagaagaggaggaaagcGGCTCAGACCATCAAACCACATTAA